A window of the Pogona vitticeps strain Pit_001003342236 chromosome 4, PviZW2.1, whole genome shotgun sequence genome harbors these coding sequences:
- the LOC144588824 gene encoding uncharacterized protein LOC144588824, whose amino-acid sequence MMAVGRRRRRRRIGAASGSTLVSAAMRAGGGGVNRRRSMATSRAFAPVSVVSMRFCGNRSLGRRRFFGRLLRFRRALEHSEETSAGADLTLYCVHSQKTTQKNITIYVGELD is encoded by the exons ATGATGGCGGTCGGGCGACGTCGACGGCGAAGAAGAATAGGAGCGGCGTCTGGATCGACGCTTGTGTCGGCGGCGATGagagccggaggaggaggagtcaaTCGACGTCGATCTATGGCGACGTCGAGAGCGTTTGCGCCTGTCTCTGTTGTTTCTATGAG GTTTTGTGGGAACCGCAGCCTTGGACGTCGAAGATTTTTTGGAAGGCTTCTTAGGTTTCGCAG agctctagaacattccgaggagaccagcgcaggcgctgacttaaccctttattgtgtgcattcacagaagaccacgcagaagaacaTAACTATATATGTTGGAGAATTAGATTAA